TGAAAATGAAGCAGTTTGCAGACGAAGCAGCCAGGCTGAGGTCTGTGGCAGAGGAGGCAAAGAAGCAGAGGCAGGTTGCCGAGGAGGAGGCGGCCAAGCAACGCGCTGAAGCCGAGAAAATTCTCAAAGAGAAACTGGCCGCCATCAACGAGGCGACGCGTCTCAAGACGGAGGCTGAGATTGCGCTGAAGGCCAAAGAGGCCGAGAATGAACGACTGAAAAGAAAAGCTGAGGATGAAGCGTACCAAAGGAAGCTACTTGAGGACCAGGCGGCTCAGCATAAACAAGACATCGCAGAGAAGATCGAGCATCTAAAGAGCTCGTCTGACTCTGAACTAGAACGACAAAAGACAATAGTGGAAGACACCATCAGACAAAGGAGAGTTGTGGAAGAGGAAATTCATATCATCAAAATCAACTTTGAGAAGGCTTCAAAAGACAAATCAGACTTAGAGAACGAATTAAAGAAACTAAAAGAGATCGCGGATGAGACGCAGAAGAGCAAACTCAAAGCTGAGAAGGAAgccaagacattgaaacaacttgctgcagaggaggagaagaagaggaaagAAGCTGAGGAGATGGTAAAGCGGATCACGGCAGCGGAAGAAGAGGCAGCTCGACAATGCAAAGCTGCCCAAGAGGAGGTGGAACGCTTGAAAAAGAAACAAGCGGAAGCAAATACACAGAGAGAGAAGGCTGAGAAAGAAGCAGAGCAGCAGGTGATTTTAGCAAAAGATGCTGCTCAGAAATGCATGGCGGCCGAACAAAAagttcaaaaggttcagagcaaGAATGAGGCGGACGCTCTTGCTCAGGAGAAGTTGAAGGAGGAGTTTGAGAATGCTAAGAAACTTGCTCAAGAAGCTCAAAAGGCTAAGAAGAAAGCTGAGAAAGAAGCCGAGCTGCTCCGCCAGAAAGCAGAGGATGCAGAAAAACAGAAAAAAGCTGCAGAGGATGAAGCCGCCAAGCAGGCGAAAGCTCAAAAAGATGCAGAGAAACTGAGGAAAGAAGCAGAGGTGGAGGCCAGCAAGCGAGCGGAAGCCGAAAGCGCCGCTCTGAAGCAAAAGCAGCAGGCTGACGCTGAGATGGCCAAACACAAGAAAGAGGCCGAGCAAGCCCTCAAGCAAAAATCCCAAGTGGAGAAAGAACTGACAACAATCAAACTGCAGCTGGATAAAACCGACAAGCAGAAGGGTGTTTTGGATGAGGAGCTCCAGCGGGTTAAGGGCGAAGTCAATGACGCGGTCAAACAAAAGGCTCAGGTGGAAGACGAACTCTCCAAAGTTAGGATTCAAATGGAGGAGCTGCTTCAACTTAAAATCAAAATTGAGATTGAGAACAAGCGTCTAATGAAAAAAGACAAAGATAATTCAAAGAAGTTACTCGCAGATGAAGCTGAGAGGATGAAGACGTTGGCGGAGGACGCAGCCCGGCTTAGCGCTGAGGCCGAAGAAGCAGCCAAACAGAGACAGATCGCAGAGTCGGGTTTGGCTGAACAGAGAGCACTTGCAGAGAAAATGCTTAAGGAGAAGCTGCAGGCCATTCAGGAGGCTACAAAACTTAAGGCTGAGGCCGAGGAGCTCCAGAGGCAAAAGGACCAGGCACAGGAAAGGGCCAAAAAGCTCCTGGAGGACAAAGAGCAAATCCAGCAGCGGCTCGACAAGGAGACAGAAGGCTTCCAAAAGTCCCTTGAAGTTGAGCGAAAGAGAAAACAAGAGGCTTCAGCCGAGGCGGAAAAACTGAAACTGAAGGTGAAAGAGCTCAGCGATGCTCAAGCAAAAGCCAATGAGGAGGCAAAGAAGTTCAGGAAGCAGGCGGACGAGGCTAAAGCTCTTCTTCAGGAAACGGAACAAAAAACCACAGCGACTGTCGTGCAGAAGCTGAAGAGTCAGGAGCTGCAAAGCACGAGAGAAGCTGACGAACTCAAGCAAGCAATTGCTGCACTTGAACAGGAGAGAGAAAAGCTGCAAAAAGATTCAGAGACGCTTCAGAAAAAATCCAAAGAGGTAATGTAACATGGATCAATATATTGTTTTATAATGTGCTGCTTTTACTTACTCTGTTCTTGTTCTTACTAGATGGCCCTTGCCCAAAAAGAGCAGATTGAGCAGGAGAAGGCCCTACTTCAGCAGACTTTCCTAACTGAGAAGGAGCTGCTGTTGAAAAGAGAAAAGGAGGTCGAAGGCGAGAAAAAGAAGCTGGAGAAACAGTTTGAGGATGAAGTGAGCAAGGCGAAAGCCCTCCAAGAGGAGAAGGAACGTCAGCAGAAGATGATTGAGGAAGAGAAGAAAAAGCTCCAGGCCATCATGGACGATGCTTTACGGAAGCAGAAGGAGGCTGAGGCTGAGATGAAGAGGAAGCAGAAGGAAATGGAGGTGCTTGAAAAGAAAAGGAATGAGCAGGAAAAACTCTTGGGAGAGGAGAACAAAAAGCTCAGAGAGAAACTCAACAGCCTTGAGGTCGCGTCCAAAGAAAGTCCATCAAAAACGAAAGAAATTGAGGTCCAGACCGACAAGGGTGCTGGGGAGCGGTTAGTCGCTGCGACATCTGCGGTAACAACAAATAACGCGTACAATGGCTCTGGTGATCTTGGTAGTGTGAAAGAGTCTCCTTGGACCTTTGACGGAATAAGAGCGAAAGTTCCTGCTGAGAGACTCTTTGACGTTGGCATTCTGACAAAAAAAGAATTTGACAAACTTAAAAAGGGGAAAGTCTCTGTGCAAGACCTTGCCAAGACAGACAAGATGCAGTCGTGCCTTAAAGGTCAGAGCGGTGTTGGTGGCATTTTGACTCCATCTAAAGAGAAAATGAGCGTTTATCAGGCCCTTAAAGAAAACAAGATAACACCCAACACTGCTAAAATGCTGTTGGAAGCTCAAGCAGCTTCTGGTTACCTTGTAGATCCACTCAATAACAGACTCCTCTCTGTTGACGCGGCTGTTAAGGAGGAGTTGATTGGCCCTGAACTCCATGACAAAATGCTCTCTGCAGAGAAAGCAGCCACTGGTTTCAAAGACCCTTACACCGGTGACAAAATCTCCCTTTTTGAGGCCATGAAAAAAGGGCTTGTCGAGAAGGAACAGGCCAACCGATTCTTAGATGTCCAACTTGCAACTGGTGGCATCGTTGACCCCGTTAATTGTCACAGAGTAGCACTGCAGACCGCCTACAAGCAAGGGCAGTTTGACGCGGACACAAATAAACAACTGGCAGACTGCAAGTTGTTTATGGACCCCAGCACCCAGGAGCCCCTCACCTACAAGCAGCTATTGGAGAGGTGCACTAAGGATGCAGCCTCAGGCCTGTTGATTCTACCCGTGACGGAGGATGCTGCCCAAAGCGACAGAACATATTCTGacgcggagatgaaagaagtgtTCAGTAAATCAAGCGTCAATGTACCTTTTGGCAAATTCAAAGGGAAGACTGTCACCATTTGGGAAGTTATCAACTCAGAGTACTTTACAGAAGAGCAAAGACGAGAGCTGATTCGCCAGTACAAGACGGGCAAAATCACAGTGGAAAAGATCATCAAAATTGTCATCACTGTGGTGGAGGACAAGGAAAAGAGCAATGAAAATGTGTTGAACGGGTTGAGGGCTCCAGTTCCGGCCAGTGAGCTGTTGGACACTAAGGTTATCAGCAAAGACATATTCAACAAATTAAGCAACGGCAAGATAACAGTCAAAGAGATCTCTGAGATGGAGCCTGTGAAGAAAGCACTCCAAGGAACTCCAAGCATCGCCGGCCTGTTTAACGAACAAACCAAAGAGAAAATGGCTTTCTATCAAGCGATGAAGAAAGAACTAATCTCGCCTGAGACCGCCATTAATTTACTTGAGGCTCAAGCAGCTACTGGTTTCATCATTGATCCTATCAAGAACGAGAGGGTCCCTGTTGACGAAGCGGTCAAGTCGGGCTTGGTCGGCCCAGAACTCCATGAGAGGCTGCTGTCTGCTGAGAGAGCTGTCAGTGGCTACAAAGATCCTTATTCCGGGAAAAAAGTTTCTCTGTTTGAAGCCATGAACAAAGGTCTGATCAAAAGAGACCAAGGCGTCCGCTTGCTTGAAGCACAGCTCTCGACCGGAGGAGTTATTGACCCGGTTAAAAGCTATCGTGTCCCACACGAGGTTGCCTGCAAACGTGGCTATTTAGATGAGGAAACCAACAAGACTTTGAGCAAGACTGCAGACGAAACAAAAGTATTTTATGATCCAAACACAGAGGAGGATGCAACATATCTGCAGTTAATGAAgaaatgtgtgtctgacaatgaCACTGGACTTCCTTTGATGCCTCTATCAAAGACGGCGGAAAAGCCCAAAGAAGATCTACAGATAACCGAGGCCAAAACAAAAGAGGCCTTGACTCAGAACGTGGTGGATCTGGGATACGGGCCTTTCAAGGGGAAAAAGGTCACCATTTGGGAAATCATCAACTCTCACTACATCACGGAGGAGAAACGAATTGAGCTGATCCGTCAGTACAGAACAGGCCATGTGACAATAGAGAAGTTAATAACGGTGGTGATGGTAATGGTTGAGGAACACGAAGCGCAAACAAAAGACAAGCCCTGTTTTGAAGGTCTCAGGGAACCCGTCACTGCCAGGTCCTTGATGGACGCCAACATCATTGATAAGGCTACATTCACAGAGCTCCAACAAGGTACAAAAACTCCTCAAGAGGTGAGTGAGTATGATGTGGTCAGAAAGTATTTGCAAGGCACGGAGCGCATCGACGGCATTGCCATGGAAGGGACAAATGAAAAGTTGAGCATATATCAGGCgatgaaaaataacattttgcagccaaacactggGCTTGCACTCCTTGAAGCCCAAGCCGGAACTGGTTCCATAACAGATCCtgtcaaaaatatgaaatattctgTGGATGATGCCGTGAAGGCGGGAACTGTAGGCCCAGACCTTCATGAGAAACTTCTGTCTGCTGAAAAAGCAGTGACGGGATACAAAGATCCATATACCGGCAATAAGATTTCTCTGTTCCAAGCCCTGAAGAAAGAGCTGGTCCTGCGGGAGCATGCTGTTCCACTCCTGGAGGCTCAGCTTCATTCAGGAGGCATCATTGATCCAGTGAGTAGCCACCGCGTTCCCACCGATGTCGCTGTTCAACGCGGCTTCTTAAGCAAACAAATGGCCACTTCTTTAGATAAACCCTCTGGCGATGTTCAATGCTTCACCAATCCCAACAATAATGAAAGTGTTACTTACAAGCAGTTGATGGAGAACTGCGTCAAAGATCCAAATTCTGGTCTGTTCTACCTGCCAATGGCAAAGGCTGAAACGGTCGCTCCTGTCGAGAAGTCCTATCAGTACACAGAGGAGCAAGCCCAGGCGGAACTTGGTAAAGCTCAAATTGAGATCCCACACAAGAGCTTTGAAGGGAAGAGCATGACTATCTGGGAAATCATGAATTCGAACATGCTTCCAGAGGAGGAAAGGCGCCGCCTGCTGGAGCAGTATCGCTTGGGGAGAATCACAAAGGACAGAATGCTTGTCATTATAATTGAAATTATCGAACAAAGGGAGTCTGAAAAGTCTGAGCAGGGCATGTCATGTGATGTGATCAGAAGGAGGATCACAATTGAGGAGCTTTACAGCGCTCGAATTATTGACTTGCAAACGTACAATCTCTTGAAACAGGAAAAAATGACTATTAGTGAGATCATGGAAATGCCATCGGTGAAACAGTATCTTTTTGGCACCGGTTGTATTGCCGGCATTATGTCAGACGGTCCCTCCAAGATCAGCATTTATCAAGCCATGAAAGATGGAAAGATTAAACCTGTAGTTGCGCTAAGTCTCCTTGAGGCCCAAGCGGCCACCGGATTCATTATAGATCCAGTCAAAGATGAGCTTCTGACAGTGGATGAAGCTGTGCGCAAGGGGCTTGTGGGGCCTGAACTTCACGACAAACTTCTCTCAGCTGAGAGATCAGTGACCGGCTACAAGGATCCATACAGTGGAAAACTCATTTCTCTTTTCCAGGCAATGAAAAAGGATTTGATTCCAGAGGATTATGCTTTGAGGCTCTTGGAAGCCCAGAATGCCACTGGGGGGTTAATGGACCCAGAATACTACTTCCGCCTCCCCTCAGATGTAGCCATGCAGCGTGGATACATCAACAAGGAGACATTGGACAGAATATCTGAGCCTACGGGTGATGTCCAAGGTTACACTGACCCAACAACAGATGAGGACTTGACCTACGCTCAGCTGCTGAAAAGATGCCGAATTGACAAAAAGAGTGGGTTGAGGCTTCTGTCATTGGCGGACAGAAGTCTTCTCTTTCCGGGTATCAGAAAACAAATCACAGCGGATGAGCTGCTTCGTTCTCAGATTATTGACCAAAAGACGTACAACGGCCTCACAGAGGGCACAATCGCTCCGGAGGAAGTTAGTAGAGACATTAAGAAATACCTCCAGGGCACCAGCTGCATTGCTGGCGTGTTTGTAGAATCCAGCAAAGACCGCCTGTCCATCTACCAAGCAATGAAAAAGAACATGATCAGACCAGGAACTGCTTTTGAGCTCCTTGAGGCCCAAGCCGCGACGGGGTACGTAATTGACCCGATCAAAAACCTCAAACTAAATGTCAACGAGGCAGTCAAGATGGGTGTTGTCGGCCCAGAGTTTAAAGATAAGCTGCTGTCAGCGGAGAGAGCGGTCACAGGCTACAAAGATCCCTATTCCGGCAAGGTCATCTCACTGTTTCAGGCTATGAAGAAGGACCTGATTTTGAAGGACCATGGTATCCGCCTGCTAGAGGCTCAGATTGCAACAGGTGGAATCATTGACCCGCAAGAGAGCCATCGCTTGCCGGTGGAAGCAGCGTATGAACGCGGCCTCTTTGACCAGGAAATGAACGAGATCCTCACCGACCCGTCCGATGATACCAAAGGCTTCTTTGACCCCAACACGGAGGAAAACCTCACCTACCTTCAGCTGGTAGAGAGATGTATGATAGACCAACAAACGGGGCTCGCGCTTCTGCTGCTGAAGGAAAAGAAGAGAGAGAGGAAGACGTCATCCAAGTCATCTGTTCGTAAACGTCGAGTCGTTATTGTAGATCCAGAGACAGGCAAAGAGATGTCGGTATATGAAGCCTACCAGAAAGGCCTCATTGATCACCAGACTTACTTAGAGCTGGCAGAGCAGGAATGTGAGTGGGAGGAAATTACCAGCACCTCGTCTGATGGAGTTGTAAAATCCAAGATTATCGACAGACGGTCCGGTCGACAGTACGATATCGATGATGCAATCTCGAGTGGCCTGATTGAAAAGTCAGCTCTGGACCAGTATCGGTCTGGAACTCTGTCTATTACGGAATTTGCAGACATGCTGTCAGGAAACTCCAGTGGCGTCAGATCACGGTCATCCTCCTttggttcttcttcttcttcttacgcCATGAGTCCGGCGCCTAGCATAAAAACATCAGCTGCCCCGTGGAATGACCCAACCGAGGAAACTGGCCCCGTGGCTGGAATCCTGGACACAGAAACACTGGAGAAGGTGTCTGTAACAGAGGCCATCCACAGAAATCTTGTCGACAACATAACCGGTCAAAGGCTGCTGGAAGCTCAGGCTTGCACCGGAGGCATCATTGACCCGAACACTGGAGAGAAGTTCTCTATTACAGATGCAATGAACAAAGGGCTGGTAGATAAAATCATGGTGGACCGCATCAGTCTTGCACAAAAGGCCTGCGGTGGATTTGAGGATCCTCGAACCAAAATCAAAATGTCAGCTGCCCAAGCTCTGAAGAAAGGTTGGTTGTACTACGAGGCGGGCCAGCGCTTCCTGGAAGTCCAGTACCTCACGGGTGGTTTAATAGAACCAGACGTCACCAACAGAGTCTCATTGGATGAAGCCTTGAAAAAAGGCACCTTAGATGCCCGCACTGCACAGAAGTTGCGAGACGTCAACACTCATTCAAAATACCTCACATGCCCAAAAACCAAACTTAAAATTTCCTACAAGGACGC
The window above is part of the Nerophis ophidion isolate RoL-2023_Sa linkage group LG04, RoL_Noph_v1.0, whole genome shotgun sequence genome. Proteins encoded here:
- the pleca gene encoding plectin a isoform X13; amino-acid sequence: MATERQCSSSSLSSDGVFLEEPSPSPYRAMLKPTDSRKDERDRVQKKTFTKWVNKHLVKAQRHVSDLYEDLRDGHNLISLLEVLSGETLPREKGRMRFHKLQNVQIALDFLKHRQVKLVNIRNDDIADGNPKLTLGLIWTIILHFQISDIQVNGQSDDMTAKERLLLWSQRMVEGYPGLRCDNFTSHWRDGKLFNAIIHKYRPGLVDLEQVGRQSSQKNLEQAFSVAEKELGVTRLLDPEDVDVPHPDEKSIITYVSSLYDVMPRVPTAQHAVAANELELRWQEYYDLLGVLLQWMRHHILVFQERKFPTSYEEIEVLWRQFLKFKETELPAKEADKNRSKHIFKSLEGAVQAGQLKVAPGQHPLDVEKEWGRLHVAILERERLLRTEFERLERLQRIVGKVQTESGVCEEQLNQAETLLQTDVRMLNAGKPLQHTAEVEADLEKAEGMIRFLFNDVQTLKDGRHLQAEQMYRRVYHLHERLVNLRSEYKLRLKSGVTMAQIPMAQIPMTQIPMTQISMPHVLQQAPVRLRPELDEVTLRYVQDLLGWLEENQRRVDQGEWGSDLPTVESQLGNHRGLHLSVEEFRSKIERAKADESQISPASKAAYRDYLGQLELQYGKLLNASKARLRYLDQLHAFVVAATKELMWLNEKEEEEVNYDWSERNTNMAAKKDNYSGLMRDLEVREKKTNSVQVSGDKLLKDGHPARKTVEAFTAALQTQWSWMLQLCCCIESHLKENTAYFQFFADVKEAENKLKKMQDAMKRKYTCERNTTVTRLEDLLQDAVDEKEQLGEFRTHLEGLKRRARTVVQLKPRNPATAIKSKLPIQAACDFKQMEITVHRGDECALLNNSQPFKWKVLNREGSEALVPSVCFLVSPTNKDAVNSVAGLEGSLQKLQTTWQTLSVDLRSLLSWQYLMRDIHIINTWNVSMFKTLTVEEYRLALRNLELHYQDFLRDSQDSQTFGAEDRMQVESSYNKTNLHYNTLVSSAEQGYVPPKTGERDESLGRNHLIRLKDLRLRLEGCENRTVTRLRQLANKEPLSACALKTSEQMKVQSELEGLKKELSAIADQTEEVLASPQLSSAAPLLRSELEATKKKMDHVYGLSSIYLDKLKALEVVIRSSKDAEDTLESYESRLLDVHKVPADEKEADSQDGQIKKMQNEAKADQMVLDRLQDELRRAEGVHDKMTRLHSERDAELERQRHLVGGLEERWRAVMAQLEMRQRGLELLRRRMASYRDSYEWLTRWLAEARRHQEAIQAAPGGDGKALEEQLVAEKKLLEEVEKNEDKMDKCQKNATDYIDSIKDYQLHILTYRVLRDPLASPLKKAKMECASDDVIQEFVTLRTRYSELMTLVSQYVKFIVDARRRLQDDEKASEKLKEEERKRLAAIQAELDKQRQLAEAHAQSVAKAEQEAQTLKLKMKEEASKRQDVAVDADKQKQNIQQELNQLKNLSEQEIKSKNKQLEEALSSRTRIEEEIHIIRLQLETTIKQKSNADGELQQLRDRAGEAEKIRKAAQEEAERLRKQVAEETQKKKNAEDELKRKSEAEREASKQKQKALEDLQKFKMQAEEAERRMKQAEDEKLRQVKVVEEVAQKTASAQLQSTSKTFTERATKLEESLKKEQGTVLQLQEEAEKLRKQQEEASRAREQAEKELETWRQKANEALRLRLQAEEEAQRKSQAQDEAERQKVDAERDAKKRAKAEEAALKQKENAEKELDKQRTFAEQIAQQKLSAEQESIRLKADFEHAEQQRSLLDNELQRLKNEVNATEVERKKLEEELAKVRSEMDALLRMKNKAEKETLSNTEKSKQLLESEALKMKQFADEAARLRSVAEEAKKQRQVAEEEAAKQRAEAEKILKEKLAAINEATRLKTEAEIALKAKEAENERLKRKAEDEAYQRKLLEDQAAQHKQDIAEKIEHLKSSSDSELERQKTIVEDTIRQRRVVEEEIHIIKINFEKASKDKSDLENELKKLKEIADETQKSKLKAEKEAKTLKQLAAEEEKKRKEAEEMVKRITAAEEEAARQCKAAQEEVERLKKKQAEANTQREKAEKEAEQQVILAKDAAQKCMAAEQKVQKVQSKNEADALAQEKLKEEFENAKKLAQEAQKAKKKAEKEAELLRQKAEDAEKQKKAAEDEAAKQAKAQKDAEKLRKEAEVEASKRAEAESAALKQKQQADAEMAKHKKEAEQALKQKSQVEKELTTIKLQLDKTDKQKGVLDEELQRVKGEVNDAVKQKAQVEDELSKVRIQMEELLQLKIKIEIENKRLMKKDKDNSKKLLADEAERMKTLAEDAARLSAEAEEAAKQRQIAESGLAEQRALAEKMLKEKLQAIQEATKLKAEAEELQRQKDQAQERAKKLLEDKEQIQQRLDKETEGFQKSLEVERKRKQEASAEAEKLKLKVKELSDAQAKANEEAKKFRKQADEAKALLQETEQKTTATVVQKLKSQELQSTREADELKQAIAALEQEREKLQKDSETLQKKSKEMALAQKEQIEQEKALLQQTFLTEKELLLKREKEVEGEKKKLEKQFEDEVSKAKALQEEKERQQKMIEEEKKKLQAIMDDALRKQKEAEAEMKRKQKEMEVLEKKRNEQEKLLGEENKKLREKLNSLEVASKESPSKTKEIEVQTDKGAGERLVAATSAVTTNNAYNGSGDLGSVKESPWTFDGIRAKVPAERLFDVGILTKKEFDKLKKGKVSVQDLAKTDKMQSCLKGQSGVGGILTPSKEKMSVYQALKENKITPNTAKMLLEAQAASGYLVDPLNNRLLSVDAAVKEELIGPELHDKMLSAEKAATGFKDPYTGDKISLFEAMKKGLVEKEQANRFLDVQLATGGIVDPVNCHRVALQTAYKQGQFDADTNKQLADCKLFMDPSTQEPLTYKQLLERCTKDAASGLLILPVTEDAAQSDRTYSDAEMKEVFSKSSVNVPFGKFKGKTVTIWEVINSEYFTEEQRRELIRQYKTGKITVEKIIKIVITVVEDKEKSNENVLNGLRAPVPASELLDTKVISKDIFNKLSNGKITVKEISEMEPVKKALQGTPSIAGLFNEQTKEKMAFYQAMKKELISPETAINLLEAQAATGFIIDPIKNERVPVDEAVKSGLVGPELHERLLSAERAVSGYKDPYSGKKVSLFEAMNKGLIKRDQGVRLLEAQLSTGGVIDPVKSYRVPHEVACKRGYLDEETNKTLSKTADETKVFYDPNTEEDATYLQLMKKCVSDNDTGLPLMPLSKTAEKPKEDLQITEAKTKEALTQNVVDLGYGPFKGKKVTIWEIINSHYITEEKRIELIRQYRTGHVTIEKLITVVMVMVEEHEAQTKDKPCFEGLREPVTARSLMDANIIDKATFTELQQGTKTPQEVSEYDVVRKYLQGTERIDGIAMEGTNEKLSIYQAMKNNILQPNTGLALLEAQAGTGSITDPVKNMKYSVDDAVKAGTVGPDLHEKLLSAEKAVTGYKDPYTGNKISLFQALKKELVLREHAVPLLEAQLHSGGIIDPVSSHRVPTDVAVQRGFLSKQMATSLDKPSGDVQCFTNPNNNESVTYKQLMENCVKDPNSGLFYLPMAKAETVAPVEKSYQYTEEQAQAELGKAQIEIPHKSFEGKSMTIWEIMNSNMLPEEERRRLLEQYRLGRITKDRMLVIIIEIIEQRESEKSEQGMSCDVIRRRITIEELYSARIIDLQTYNLLKQEKMTISEIMEMPSVKQYLFGTGCIAGIMSDGPSKISIYQAMKDGKIKPVVALSLLEAQAATGFIIDPVKDELLTVDEAVRKGLVGPELHDKLLSAERSVTGYKDPYSGKLISLFQAMKKDLIPEDYALRLLEAQNATGGLMDPEYYFRLPSDVAMQRGYINKETLDRISEPTGDVQGYTDPTTDEDLTYAQLLKRCRIDKKSGLRLLSLADRSLLFPGIRKQITADELLRSQIIDQKTYNGLTEGTIAPEEVSRDIKKYLQGTSCIAGVFVESSKDRLSIYQAMKKNMIRPGTAFELLEAQAATGYVIDPIKNLKLNVNEAVKMGVVGPEFKDKLLSAERAVTGYKDPYSGKVISLFQAMKKDLILKDHGIRLLEAQIATGGIIDPQESHRLPVEAAYERGLFDQEMNEILTDPSDDTKGFFDPNTEENLTYLQLVERCMIDQQTGLALLLLKEKKRERKTSSKSSVRKRRVVIVDPETGKEMSVYEAYQKGLIDHQTYLELAEQECEWEEITSTSSDGVVKSKIIDRRSGRQYDIDDAISSGLIEKSALDQYRSGTLSITEFADMLSGNSSGVRSRSSSFGSSSSSYAMSPAPSIKTSAAPWNDPTEETGPVAGILDTETLEKVSVTEAIHRNLVDNITGQRLLEAQACTGGIIDPNTGEKFSITDAMNKGLVDKIMVDRISLAQKACGGFEDPRTKIKMSAAQALKKGWLYYEAGQRFLEVQYLTGGLIEPDVTNRVSLDEALKKGTLDARTAQKLRDVNTHSKYLTCPKTKLKISYKDALDRSMTEEGTGLRLLEASSQSSKGLYSPYSISGSGSATGSRSGSRTGSRSGSRRGSFDATGSSFTTTFSSPSYSSPGYGRRY